One Triticum dicoccoides isolate Atlit2015 ecotype Zavitan chromosome 4B, WEW_v2.0, whole genome shotgun sequence genomic window carries:
- the LOC119292247 gene encoding expansin-B7-like: MASSSSSSSSSVAVAAALLLCILAAHGHGCCAKRSGGGGGKKPHSHHAPPHAHGAPPPSSPPAAGAPSYGYGSPPPPAAIPPPPAAPPAANSSSNSTNVDAGGWLDARATWYGAPKGAGPDDNGGACGFKNVNLPPFSAMTSCGNEPLFKDGKGCGSCYQIRCVSAGHPACSGVPETVIITDMNYYPVSRFHFDLSGTAFGAMAKDGRNDELRHAGIIDMQFRRVPCQYPGLTVTFHVQHGSNPYYLAILVEYENGDGDVDQVDIMQSRPDAAAGEGGMAPTGEWVPMTESWGSIWRMDTRRPMQGPFSLRITNESGKTLVADQVIPADWEPNEIYSSIIQFD; this comes from the exons atggcgtcctcctcctcctcctcctcctcctctgtcgccGTCGCGGCGGCCCTGCTCCTCTGCATCCTCGCCGCGCACGGCCACGGCTGCTGCGCCaagcgcagcggcggcggcggcggcaagaagCCCCATTCCCACCACGCGCCCCCGCACGCCcacggggcgccgcccccttcttcCCCGCCAGCCGCCGGCGCGCCGTCCTACGGCTACGGGTCCCCTCCTCCCCCGGCCGCCATCCCGCCTCCTCCTGCGGCCCCTCCTGCGGCGAATTCCAGCTCCAACAGCACCAATGTCGACGCCGGCGGCTGGCTGGACGCGAGGGCGACGTGGTACGGCGCGCCCAAGGGCGCCGGGCCCGACGACAACGGCGGCGCCTGCGGGTTCAAGAACGTCAACCTGCCGCCCTTCTCCGCCATGACCTCCTGCGGCAACGAGCCGCTCTTCAAGGACGGCAAGGGCTGCGGCTCGTGCTACCAG ATACGGTGCGTGTCGGCGGGCCACCCGGCGTGCTCCGGCGTGCCGGAGACGGTGATCATCACGGACATGAACTACTACCCGGTGTCCCGCTTCCACTTCGACCTCAGCGGCACCGCCTTCGGCGCCATGGCCAAGGACGGCCGCAACGACGAGCTCCGCCACGCCGGCATCATCGACATGCAGTTCAGAAG GGTGCCGTGCCAGTACCCGGGGCTCACGGTGACGTTCCACGTGCAGCACGGCTCCAACCCCTACTACCTGGCCATCCTGGTGGAGTACGAGAACGGCGACGGCGACGTGGACCAGGTGGACATCATGCAGTCGcggccggacgccgccgccggcgaggGCGGGATGGCGCCGACGGGGGAGTGGGTGCCCATGACGGAGTCGTGGGGGTCCATCTGGCGGATGGACACGCGGCGCCCCATGCAGGGCCCCTTCTCGCTGCGCATCACCAACGAGTCCGGCAAGACGCTCGTCGCCGACCAGGTCATCCCCGCCGACTGGGAGCCTAACGAGATATACAGCTCCATCATCCAGTTCGACTAA